In Pseudomonas sp. GCEP-101, one DNA window encodes the following:
- a CDS encoding HlyD family efflux transporter periplasmic adaptor subunit has product MRLPALRADLQLSPGAAALDGSPQWTLADPLRGRYFKLGVAAMRLLRHWTLGDPQRVLQAANAEGGAHLAEEDLQQLLTFLRQQDLISPADGEQRGSYGQKAALQRHGLWKSLLHQYLFFRIPLWRPDAFLNRAWPWLARHGRLLLRVGLPLTLGLGLLLVARDWDRFLSTFPHLFSVGGALAFGVALLFAKLCHEFGHAFMAKRAGCRVQSMGVAFMVMLPLFYTDVSDAWRVTDRRSRLLIGAGGVLAELTLACVALLAWSLLPDGPLRTSAFLLASATWVTTVLVNLNPFMRFDGYFLLSDLWGVENLQGRAFALCRWRLREALFGYADPMPEPWPDDLRRRLLLWGYGSWLWRAALFLGIALTVYHLFFKVLGIFLMLVELVWFIGLPIWREWREWWQRRDQAQPARLLLGGAGLSALLLVLLVPWRGSVEIPAVLEATRASALHAPVAARLKRVMVSDGQPVVAGELLLELESPDLDARQSITRRDIDITQLQLRRQAGRSETAADVGVLEQRLAEAVAEYRGLAAQRERLQIRAPHAGVVRDLPAELASGLWLSPRQVLARVVEPGVRLRGYVAEQAVWRVEPGAVGRFIADDPARPALAVRLESVDATGTSHLDLEALASDRQGPIAVQRDDQGRAQPVQGQYAVRLSADLKWELPQPVRGEVLLAARGESPLSAIWRRLAALGVRESGF; this is encoded by the coding sequence ATGCGTCTGCCGGCGCTGCGCGCCGACCTGCAATTATCGCCGGGCGCCGCCGCTCTGGATGGTTCTCCGCAATGGACGCTGGCCGATCCACTGCGCGGGCGCTACTTCAAACTGGGGGTGGCGGCAATGCGCCTGCTGCGCCATTGGACCCTGGGTGATCCGCAGCGGGTGCTGCAAGCGGCCAACGCCGAAGGCGGTGCGCACCTGGCCGAAGAGGATTTGCAGCAGTTGCTGACATTCCTCCGCCAGCAGGACCTGATCAGTCCCGCGGACGGTGAGCAGCGCGGCAGCTACGGGCAGAAGGCCGCGTTGCAACGCCACGGCTTGTGGAAGTCGCTGCTGCATCAGTATCTGTTCTTCCGTATCCCCTTGTGGCGGCCGGATGCCTTCCTCAATCGCGCCTGGCCCTGGTTGGCCCGCCACGGGCGGCTGCTGTTGCGGGTCGGCCTGCCGCTGACCCTCGGTCTCGGTCTGTTGCTGGTGGCGCGGGACTGGGATCGCTTCCTGTCGACCTTTCCGCACCTGTTCAGCGTTGGCGGCGCCCTGGCTTTCGGCGTCGCGCTGCTGTTCGCCAAGCTGTGCCACGAGTTCGGTCATGCGTTCATGGCCAAGCGCGCCGGATGCCGGGTACAGAGCATGGGCGTGGCCTTCATGGTGATGTTGCCGTTGTTCTACACCGACGTCAGCGATGCCTGGCGAGTGACCGACCGCCGCTCGCGCCTGCTGATCGGTGCCGGTGGCGTGCTGGCCGAGCTGACGCTGGCGTGCGTTGCGCTGCTGGCCTGGTCGTTGTTGCCGGACGGCCCGCTGCGCACCTCGGCCTTCCTGCTCGCCAGTGCGACCTGGGTCACCACGGTGCTGGTGAACCTCAATCCGTTCATGCGCTTCGACGGCTACTTCCTCCTCAGCGATCTGTGGGGCGTCGAGAATCTGCAGGGGCGCGCCTTCGCCCTGTGCCGCTGGCGCCTGCGCGAGGCATTGTTCGGTTATGCCGATCCGATGCCCGAGCCCTGGCCGGACGACTTGCGCCGGCGCCTGCTGCTGTGGGGGTACGGCTCCTGGCTGTGGCGCGCGGCGCTGTTCCTGGGCATTGCGCTGACGGTCTATCACCTGTTCTTCAAGGTGCTGGGCATCTTCCTGATGCTGGTGGAGCTGGTCTGGTTCATCGGCCTGCCGATCTGGCGCGAATGGCGTGAGTGGTGGCAGCGCCGCGATCAGGCGCAGCCTGCCCGGCTCTTGCTGGGGGGCGCCGGCCTGTCGGCCTTGCTGCTGGTGCTGCTGGTGCCCTGGCGCGGCAGCGTGGAAATCCCCGCGGTGCTGGAAGCCACCCGTGCGTCTGCACTTCATGCGCCCGTGGCGGCCCGGCTCAAACGGGTCATGGTGAGCGACGGGCAACCTGTGGTCGCGGGCGAGCTGCTGCTCGAACTGGAGTCTCCAGACCTTGACGCTCGGCAGAGCATTACCCGTCGCGACATCGACATCACCCAACTGCAGCTGCGCCGCCAGGCGGGCCGAAGCGAGACGGCCGCCGATGTCGGCGTGCTGGAACAGCGACTGGCCGAAGCCGTGGCCGAGTACCGCGGGTTGGCCGCGCAACGCGAGCGCCTGCAGATCCGCGCCCCTCACGCCGGGGTCGTGCGGGACCTGCCGGCGGAACTCGCTTCCGGCCTGTGGCTGTCACCGCGTCAGGTGCTGGCTCGGGTCGTGGAGCCGGGGGTTCGCCTGCGCGGATACGTCGCCGAGCAGGCGGTGTGGCGAGTCGAGCCCGGGGCCGTTGGCCGCTTCATCGCCGACGACCCGGCGCGCCCGGCGCTCGCGGTACGCCTGGAATCGGTGGATGCCACCGGGACGTCGCACCTTGACCTGGAGGCCTTGGCGTCCGACCGCCAGGGCCCGATCGCCGTGCAGCGTGACGACCAGGGGCGCGCCCAGCCCGTGCAGGGGCAATACGCGGTGCGGCTGAGTGCGGACCTGAAGTGGGAACTGCCGCAGCCGGTGCGCGGAGAGGTGTTGCTGGCGGCACGCGGTGAGTCGCCGCTGAGCGCCATCTGGCGGCGGCTGGCAGCCTTGGGCGTACGTGAAAGTGGCTTCTGA
- a CDS encoding efflux RND transporter periplasmic adaptor subunit has product MNAPQAGLAERVFAQFLGLERQARAARTVEQLAYHIVNDGQTLFGYRHAALLIAGKVRALTGISVVEPNAPFVAFVEQACAQLSGLGALDKPQRVDFQSLGAQQQADWQALSAGDVFWLPLADQQGAPFGGLWLAREQPWSEAEQALLVQLGDAYAHAWKALQPRKPWRARWPRKKVALIAAGLCLLLLVPVRQSVLAPAEVVPLDGQVIAAPLDGVIQQVLVKPNQGVKAGDLLVRFDATTLQAQADVAERSLGVAEAELKANSQRAFSDAESGARVDLLAARVEQKRAERDYARDLLARAEVRAPRDGIAVFADAERWTGKPVQTGERLMELADPRQAELRIDLAVANAIRLAPQAEVQLFLDSDPLNRYSARLARSAYEAQPVAGGQLAYRLDARFDAAPPRIGLRGTAKLYGERAPILLYVLRRPLAALRQTVGF; this is encoded by the coding sequence ATGAACGCACCGCAGGCCGGGCTGGCCGAGCGGGTCTTCGCGCAGTTTCTAGGGCTGGAACGCCAGGCCCGCGCGGCGCGGACGGTGGAGCAACTGGCCTATCACATCGTCAATGACGGCCAGACGCTGTTCGGCTATCGACACGCAGCGTTGCTGATCGCGGGCAAGGTCCGGGCACTCACCGGCATCAGCGTGGTGGAGCCCAATGCTCCCTTCGTGGCTTTCGTCGAACAGGCGTGCGCCCAATTGAGTGGGCTCGGCGCCCTCGACAAGCCGCAGCGCGTCGATTTCCAGAGCCTGGGCGCGCAGCAGCAGGCCGATTGGCAGGCGCTTTCCGCAGGCGACGTTTTCTGGCTGCCGCTGGCGGACCAGCAGGGAGCCCCCTTTGGCGGCCTCTGGCTCGCCCGCGAGCAGCCCTGGAGCGAAGCGGAACAGGCGTTGCTGGTGCAACTGGGGGATGCCTACGCGCATGCCTGGAAAGCCCTTCAGCCGCGCAAACCCTGGCGCGCGCGCTGGCCGCGGAAGAAGGTGGCGCTGATCGCCGCCGGGCTGTGCCTGCTGCTGCTCGTGCCCGTGCGTCAATCGGTGCTGGCACCGGCAGAAGTCGTCCCGCTGGATGGTCAGGTCATCGCCGCGCCGCTGGATGGCGTGATCCAGCAGGTGCTGGTCAAGCCTAACCAGGGTGTCAAGGCCGGTGACCTGCTGGTGCGTTTCGACGCCACCACGCTGCAGGCGCAGGCTGATGTGGCTGAGCGCTCCCTGGGCGTGGCCGAGGCCGAGCTCAAGGCCAATTCCCAACGCGCTTTCTCCGACGCCGAATCCGGTGCCCGGGTCGATCTGCTGGCGGCGCGCGTCGAGCAGAAGCGCGCCGAGCGTGACTATGCCCGCGACCTGTTGGCACGCGCCGAGGTCCGGGCGCCCCGTGACGGTATTGCGGTATTCGCCGATGCCGAGCGTTGGACCGGCAAGCCGGTGCAGACCGGCGAGCGCCTGATGGAACTGGCCGATCCCCGACAGGCCGAGCTGCGGATCGATCTGGCGGTGGCCAATGCCATCCGCCTGGCGCCGCAGGCGGAGGTGCAGCTGTTTCTGGACAGTGATCCGCTGAATCGCTATTCCGCGCGCCTGGCACGCAGCGCCTACGAGGCTCAGCCGGTCGCGGGCGGCCAACTGGCGTACCGCCTGGACGCACGTTTCGACGCGGCGCCGCCGCGGATCGGTTTGCGCGGCACCGCCAAGCTGTATGGCGAGCGAGCGCCGATCCTGCTCTACGTGCTGCGCCGGCCCCTGGCCGCGCTGCGCCAGACGGTGGGGTTCTAG
- a CDS encoding efflux RND transporter periplasmic adaptor subunit encodes MHKGIWLGLGVLLCMAGAVQAAEPAQDDPLLSNPSSSNGHAGDVRGILRARDQAMLSSELAGRILEMPFADGQSFRKGDVLVRFDCSAYQAQLNAAQAGARAASEQLGHNRQLAALNSVGRFEVALAEAKLSEAQAQVQVYKVQVGRCVVAAPFDGQVVQRKAQPFESVSGGAPLLEIVDNRSLEIRLLVPSRWVSRLKVGQSFSFVPDETGQPLTVEIKRLGARIDEGSQMLPLIASLPADTKGLLAGMSGSARFTEMP; translated from the coding sequence ATGCATAAAGGGATTTGGCTGGGGTTGGGCGTGTTGCTGTGCATGGCAGGAGCGGTGCAGGCCGCCGAGCCCGCCCAGGACGACCCATTGCTGTCTAACCCGTCTTCTTCCAACGGGCATGCCGGGGATGTTCGCGGCATCCTGCGGGCGCGGGACCAGGCAATGCTGTCCAGCGAACTGGCCGGGCGCATCCTGGAGATGCCGTTCGCGGACGGGCAGTCCTTCCGCAAGGGCGATGTGCTGGTGCGTTTCGATTGCTCGGCCTACCAGGCCCAGCTCAACGCGGCCCAGGCCGGCGCCCGCGCGGCCAGCGAGCAACTGGGGCACAACCGTCAGTTGGCAGCGCTCAACTCGGTGGGGCGCTTCGAGGTCGCACTGGCCGAGGCCAAGCTTTCCGAAGCCCAGGCCCAGGTGCAGGTCTACAAGGTTCAGGTCGGCCGCTGCGTGGTCGCCGCACCCTTCGATGGCCAGGTGGTGCAGCGCAAGGCGCAACCCTTCGAAAGTGTGTCCGGTGGCGCGCCGCTGCTGGAGATCGTCGACAACCGCAGCCTGGAAATCCGCCTGCTGGTGCCGTCGCGCTGGGTGTCCCGACTGAAGGTGGGGCAGTCTTTCAGCTTCGTTCCCGATGAGACCGGCCAGCCGTTGACGGTGGAGATCAAGCGCCTGGGCGCGCGCATCGACGAGGGCAGCCAGATGCTGCCGTTGATTGCCTCGCTGCCGGCTGACACCAAGGGCCTTCTGGCGGGCATGAGCGGATCGGCCCGCTTTACGGAGATGCCATGA
- a CDS encoding phytanoyl-CoA dioxygenase family protein yields the protein MPDRRELHANGYAMLRSAIGPDTVEALRAIFDANVLPSDQWPVPRGQDWRHAQLDLAPVVQATCRLPALLAVVGELIGERFFIAQAEGREPLPGGGHQQLHRDLSARRPGDMVNALVFLDDFAAHNGATRIIPGSHRPQPDAPPEDFNDESRAVHLQGRAGDILVFDVDLVHGGSLNASGARRRSMLISYRSEQLHATHLATTALRNVRMDTTERFAPTGNALATG from the coding sequence ATGCCTGACCGCCGCGAACTCCATGCAAACGGCTACGCGATGCTGCGCAGCGCGATCGGGCCCGATACGGTGGAAGCGCTGCGCGCCATCTTCGATGCCAACGTCCTGCCTTCCGACCAATGGCCCGTTCCCCGTGGGCAGGATTGGCGCCATGCGCAGCTCGACCTGGCGCCTGTGGTACAGGCGACATGCCGCCTGCCTGCGTTACTGGCGGTCGTCGGTGAACTGATCGGCGAACGCTTCTTCATCGCCCAGGCCGAAGGCCGGGAACCCCTGCCGGGCGGTGGGCACCAGCAACTGCACCGCGATCTCTCCGCCCGGCGCCCGGGGGACATGGTGAACGCCCTGGTCTTTCTCGACGATTTCGCCGCGCACAACGGCGCCACACGGATCATCCCCGGCAGCCATCGCCCCCAGCCGGACGCGCCACCTGAAGACTTCAACGACGAGTCCCGAGCCGTGCACCTGCAAGGTCGCGCCGGAGACATACTGGTGTTCGACGTCGACCTCGTGCATGGAGGCAGCTTGAACGCCAGCGGTGCCCGACGACGCTCCATGCTGATCAGCTATCGCTCGGAGCAGCTCCATGCGACACACCTGGCCACCACGGCGCTTCGCAACGTCCGGATGGACACGACGGAACGGTTCGCACCGACAGGTAATGCGCTGGCGACGGGCTAG